The following are from one region of the Marinomonas sp. CT5 genome:
- a CDS encoding fumarylacetoacetate hydrolase family protein, with product MKLATIDNGTRDGALVIVSCDGQSYLPAPEKIPTLQVALDNWSESEPILQAIFQQLKDGKGMSSASLNYLAPLPRAWQWLDGSAFKSHGDLMDQAFGFEPKQLTKPLMYQGMSHQFLSATADVPFMKEEDGIDFEGEFAVIVDDVPMGTTAEHALKHIKLVVLLNDWSLRTIAIPEMKTGFGWVQAKPACSVAPVALTPDELGTAWCDGRVHLDLVVDWNGKRFGKASSAEMGVGFHELIAHAAATRDLCAGTIIGSGTVSNENYREIGSSCIAERRGIETLDTGAAKTAYMSFGDQVRMEAVSDESSHLFGTIEQTVIKKAL from the coding sequence ATGAAGTTAGCAACAATAGATAACGGCACCCGTGATGGCGCATTAGTGATTGTTTCTTGTGACGGTCAGTCTTATCTACCAGCGCCAGAAAAAATACCTACATTACAAGTAGCACTGGATAATTGGTCTGAGAGCGAGCCTATATTGCAGGCTATTTTTCAACAGCTCAAAGATGGTAAAGGTATGAGTTCTGCCTCGTTAAATTATTTAGCGCCTTTACCTAGAGCATGGCAATGGCTAGACGGTTCTGCGTTCAAAAGTCATGGTGATTTGATGGATCAAGCATTTGGCTTTGAGCCAAAGCAACTGACTAAGCCTCTGATGTATCAAGGTATGTCACATCAATTTTTAAGTGCTACAGCAGATGTTCCTTTTATGAAAGAAGAGGATGGCATTGATTTTGAAGGAGAATTTGCCGTCATTGTCGATGATGTTCCAATGGGAACGACGGCTGAGCATGCACTTAAGCACATTAAACTGGTTGTGTTACTTAACGATTGGTCATTGCGCACAATTGCTATACCAGAAATGAAAACAGGCTTTGGCTGGGTGCAGGCAAAACCGGCTTGCTCTGTGGCTCCGGTAGCGCTCACTCCTGATGAGCTTGGTACGGCTTGGTGTGATGGACGGGTACACCTTGATTTAGTGGTTGATTGGAATGGTAAACGTTTTGGTAAAGCATCTAGTGCTGAAATGGGCGTTGGTTTCCATGAATTAATTGCCCATGCGGCCGCTACCAGAGACCTTTGTGCCGGTACTATTATTGGGTCGGGTACGGTCTCTAATGAAAATTATCGAGAGATTGGATCAAGTTGTATTGCTGAGCGACGTGGTATAGAAACGCTAGATACTGGTGCCGCTAAAACGGCTTATATGTCATTTGGTGACCAAGTAAGAATGGAGGCTGTATCGGATGAGTCGTCCCATTTGTTTGGAACAATCGAGCAAACCGTTATAAAAAAAGCATTATAG
- a CDS encoding MFS transporter, giving the protein MSYRFGFKGNLALMVSHSAGMLDLVALPLWVGVLVASYHFDSQQAGGLVTLFLIGAVCASVLIAPRFKKLKRRMVASVGFFISGLCFFIASQTNDYAQLAGLHLVAGVSSSAALSMAHGTFARGENPHRLFAIAGLTLGIMAFVFMGATPNITKVAGGHSLFIIFGGIMTFAALVCAVAFPSLTFDHDDSGKAKSVVVKIPSSVWYGIVGISLMAVTQAMTFSFMERVGNDRGFSTDSVTLVLVGVALVNIVAAVLAGIFEKRFSTKWVLFSGPILQILLSNIIMKADGFVFYAASSVCFVPLMIFTHTFVFGLLSRLDLSGRAMAATPAMLMIGAAIGPILGGTIIKFLGYPGIGIAALVFGTVSLGCFIRVFQRSSAVIQSERLA; this is encoded by the coding sequence ATGAGTTATCGCTTTGGATTCAAAGGCAATCTTGCTCTGATGGTTTCTCATAGTGCGGGAATGCTAGACCTTGTGGCCTTGCCTTTATGGGTTGGGGTTTTAGTTGCCTCATATCATTTTGATAGTCAGCAAGCGGGTGGCTTAGTCACCTTATTTTTAATTGGTGCTGTTTGCGCCAGCGTCTTAATCGCTCCTCGCTTTAAAAAACTAAAGCGTCGCATGGTGGCAAGCGTTGGCTTTTTCATTTCAGGGTTATGCTTTTTCATCGCTTCTCAAACCAATGATTATGCACAACTGGCTGGATTGCATTTGGTGGCCGGTGTTAGTTCAAGTGCGGCATTAAGTATGGCACATGGCACGTTTGCCCGAGGAGAAAACCCACATCGTCTGTTTGCAATAGCGGGACTGACTTTAGGCATTATGGCGTTTGTCTTTATGGGAGCAACGCCAAATATTACCAAAGTCGCTGGAGGACATTCATTGTTCATTATCTTTGGTGGCATTATGACTTTTGCGGCTTTGGTTTGTGCTGTCGCTTTTCCATCATTGACGTTTGATCATGATGATAGTGGCAAGGCTAAATCAGTAGTAGTCAAAATTCCTTCTAGTGTTTGGTACGGCATAGTAGGGATTAGTTTAATGGCTGTCACTCAAGCCATGACATTTAGTTTCATGGAGCGCGTAGGTAATGATCGAGGCTTTTCGACTGACTCAGTCACATTGGTTTTGGTTGGAGTAGCGTTGGTTAATATTGTCGCAGCCGTACTTGCTGGCATTTTCGAGAAACGTTTTTCCACTAAGTGGGTACTGTTTTCAGGTCCAATACTACAAATCCTATTGTCAAATATCATCATGAAAGCGGATGGCTTTGTTTTCTATGCCGCGTCTTCGGTTTGCTTTGTGCCTCTGATGATATTCACTCATACCTTCGTTTTTGGTTTGTTGTCTCGTTTAGATCTGTCTGGCCGTGCTATGGCGGCTACGCCAGCAATGCTTATGATTGGCGCAGCAATTGGTCCAATTTTGGGTGGAACCATTATTAAATTTTTGGGCTATCCAGGTATTGGTATTGCCGCTTTAGTGTTCGGAACGGTGTCACTTGGGTGTTTTATTCGTGTTTTTCAACGCAGTTCAGCGGTTATCCAATCCGAGCGGTTGGCGTGA
- a CDS encoding DUF1329 domain-containing protein — MYKNKKHSLVFFITSAVLGCFSLASYAAVSPEKAAQLGTDLTPMGGEKAGNSDGSIPAWTGGFNDPIPGEVLGGKRLDPFANEKPLYTITAANLDKYAEKLTDGVKALIQKYPDTYRLDVYPTHRTATAPDWVYNYTVQNALKAKMDGHKIVGAYGGIPFPIPQTGLEAINNHRLSWRGVSWEADINQYQITSNGKIVLTTDGLLKNQMPYYFEEGSSEDFDGYFWEVNLENYGPPIRAGERVVGRTNLDPDKSKSYVYLAGQRRVRRLPNACCDTPTPATAGLMSFDELSVFSGRTDIFDWKLLGKKEMIIPYNENRFLQFTDKDAIGEHHLNPDAVRWELHRVWVVEATLASGKRHQAVRSKYYLDEDTWQGLLADRWDGNGQLWKTLWQFNYVMPEFPGTVPQTFGFYNLLSGEAYVANVMNDKPFQNRPVERFPTSTFTGQGLARQGTR, encoded by the coding sequence ATGTATAAGAATAAAAAGCACTCTCTTGTTTTTTTTATCACTTCTGCAGTATTAGGCTGTTTTTCGTTGGCATCTTATGCCGCTGTTAGCCCTGAAAAAGCAGCGCAATTGGGAACCGATTTAACCCCAATGGGTGGTGAAAAAGCGGGTAATAGTGATGGTTCTATCCCTGCTTGGACGGGTGGGTTTAACGATCCTATACCAGGTGAAGTATTAGGAGGTAAGCGTTTAGATCCTTTTGCTAATGAAAAGCCCTTGTACACCATTACGGCAGCAAATCTAGACAAATATGCTGAAAAGCTAACTGATGGCGTAAAGGCGTTGATACAAAAGTATCCAGATACCTATCGTTTAGATGTATATCCAACTCACAGGACAGCGACAGCCCCAGATTGGGTATATAACTACACTGTACAAAATGCTTTAAAAGCCAAAATGGATGGGCACAAAATCGTGGGAGCTTATGGAGGCATTCCCTTTCCTATTCCTCAAACGGGTCTAGAAGCCATTAACAACCATAGGTTGTCTTGGCGTGGAGTGAGTTGGGAGGCTGATATTAATCAGTACCAAATTACCTCTAATGGCAAGATCGTTTTGACGACGGATGGTCTACTGAAAAACCAAATGCCTTATTATTTTGAAGAAGGTTCCAGTGAAGATTTCGATGGTTATTTTTGGGAAGTTAACCTTGAAAACTATGGTCCGCCAATACGTGCTGGTGAACGAGTTGTGGGTCGAACTAATCTAGATCCCGATAAATCAAAGTCTTATGTTTATTTAGCTGGTCAGCGTCGTGTCCGTCGTTTGCCAAATGCGTGTTGTGATACGCCAACCCCCGCTACTGCAGGTTTAATGTCTTTTGACGAGTTAAGTGTTTTTTCTGGTCGCACTGACATTTTCGATTGGAAGCTGCTGGGTAAGAAGGAAATGATTATTCCTTACAATGAAAACCGCTTCCTTCAATTCACTGATAAAGACGCCATAGGTGAGCACCATTTGAATCCAGATGCCGTTCGTTGGGAGCTTCATCGTGTATGGGTTGTGGAAGCAACGTTAGCTTCTGGTAAGCGTCACCAAGCCGTTCGTAGTAAATACTATTTAGATGAAGATACTTGGCAGGGACTACTTGCTGATCGTTGGGATGGCAATGGCCAGCTATGGAAAACTCTTTGGCAGTTTAACTACGTCATGCCTGAGTTCCCAGGAACCGTTCCTCAAACATTTGGTTTCTACAATTTGCTGTCAGGTGAAGCTTATGTTGCCAATGTTATGAATGATAAACCCTTTCAAAACAGACCTGTTGAGCGCTTTCCGACGAGCACTTTTACTGGTCAAGGTTTAGCTCGCCAAGGAACACGATAA
- a CDS encoding VOC family protein, giving the protein MNIVGLETIIFGVEDVASCATFLTDYGLFPVGVTEKGGRFEALDGTAVILAHASDESIPASVGNGCMMRKTVMGVADAATIEAISAELGKDREVRHLADGSIESTDDSGFTIGFQVTKRKSLTLAGEISNAPGAPFQRPVNHQAVNIEEDPIRPRTLSHIVYFVPDPVKAEAFYVERLGFRCTDRFEGAGPFLQPAGTLDHHTHFLIGAPPFMQGVEHFTFHFGGPTEVMQNGSRFIEKGYQAFWGPGRHIMGSNWFWYFNSPFACHIEMDADMDLHDENWSPRSFPMGADNSQAFLMRYRSKWSPGKDTPHNGDYE; this is encoded by the coding sequence ATGAATATAGTTGGTTTAGAAACCATCATTTTTGGTGTTGAGGATGTTGCCTCTTGCGCAACCTTTTTGACAGATTATGGTTTGTTTCCTGTAGGGGTGACGGAAAAGGGAGGACGTTTTGAGGCGTTAGATGGTACGGCTGTTATTTTGGCCCATGCTTCGGATGAGAGCATTCCAGCAAGTGTTGGTAATGGCTGTATGATGCGTAAAACGGTGATGGGGGTGGCTGATGCTGCAACTATTGAGGCAATTTCGGCTGAGTTAGGAAAAGATCGTGAAGTGCGCCATTTAGCTGATGGCTCTATTGAATCGACAGATGATTCTGGTTTTACCATTGGTTTTCAGGTTACTAAGCGTAAATCCCTGACCTTAGCAGGTGAAATATCGAACGCGCCGGGGGCACCTTTTCAACGCCCTGTAAATCATCAGGCAGTAAACATAGAAGAGGATCCGATACGTCCTCGAACCCTTTCTCATATTGTGTATTTTGTACCTGATCCTGTCAAAGCCGAAGCCTTTTATGTTGAACGTTTAGGCTTTCGTTGTACTGATAGGTTTGAAGGCGCTGGACCGTTTTTACAACCAGCAGGAACCTTAGACCATCACACGCACTTTTTAATTGGTGCGCCACCGTTTATGCAAGGCGTCGAGCACTTCACTTTCCATTTTGGTGGCCCCACTGAGGTGATGCAAAACGGCTCACGCTTTATTGAAAAGGGTTATCAGGCTTTTTGGGGGCCTGGTCGACATATCATGGGCTCGAACTGGTTTTGGTATTTCAACAGTCCTTTTGCATGTCATATCGAAATGGATGCGGATATGGATTTGCATGATGAAAATTGGAGTCCTCGTTCCTTTCCTATGGGAGCGGATAACTCGCAAGCATTTCTTATGCGCTATCGCAGCAAGTGGTCGCCAGGAAAAGATACTCCCCACAATGGTGATTACGAGTAA
- a CDS encoding cyclase family protein: protein MARQFIDLSIYLENDVITDPPFMRPEITYQTHEETVPEANHFFPGVGADEFPGGHGFAAAETVKLTTHNGTHLDAPWHFHPTMNNGERAITIDEVPLDWCFRPGVKLDFRHFENGYVVTAADVEAELKRIGYELQPMDIVLVNTAAGNALGDPDFVNIGCGMGYEATMYLLERGVRVTGTDAWSWDAPFSHTAKRVAETGDNSLIWEGHKAGRDIGYCHLEKLHNLEALPPFGYTVVCFPHKVRGGSAGWTRAVAIIDN from the coding sequence ATGGCTCGTCAATTTATTGATTTATCCATTTACCTTGAAAATGACGTGATAACCGATCCGCCTTTTATGCGCCCTGAAATCACCTATCAGACGCATGAAGAAACCGTGCCGGAGGCAAATCATTTTTTTCCTGGTGTTGGTGCGGATGAGTTCCCTGGAGGGCATGGTTTTGCAGCCGCAGAGACGGTTAAATTAACCACCCATAACGGAACCCATTTGGATGCACCTTGGCATTTTCACCCGACGATGAATAACGGTGAAAGAGCGATTACCATTGACGAAGTGCCTTTAGATTGGTGTTTTCGTCCTGGGGTGAAGTTGGATTTTCGTCATTTCGAAAACGGTTATGTGGTTACCGCTGCGGATGTGGAAGCGGAATTAAAACGTATCGGTTATGAGTTGCAGCCAATGGATATTGTCTTGGTTAATACCGCCGCAGGTAATGCGCTAGGTGATCCAGACTTTGTCAATATTGGTTGTGGTATGGGTTACGAAGCGACTATGTATTTACTTGAGCGTGGCGTACGCGTCACAGGTACAGATGCTTGGTCTTGGGATGCGCCATTTAGTCATACGGCCAAACGCGTGGCGGAAACAGGGGATAATTCACTTATCTGGGAAGGGCATAAAGCTGGTCGAGATATAGGTTATTGTCATTTGGAAAAACTGCATAATCTTGAAGCTTTGCCTCCCTTTGGTTACACCGTAGTGTGCTTTCCTCATAAAGTGCGAGGTGGTTCAGCCGGTTGGACTCGTGCTGTTGCTATTATTGATAACTAA
- a CDS encoding LysR substrate-binding domain-containing protein — MRFKKLDLNLLVALDTLLTEQSITKGAEKLNMSPSALSNSLSRLRDYFEDDLLTQIGRRMIITPLGESLKVNVRNALNNIESTILVQPSFDPQTTDRIFSIFCSDYTQTVFIPHTLEIVGKQKSTARFQLLAQVANNPHEQLEQGKADLLIIPSDFMSTEHPSEVLYEEEFVCVVWKHSKIAQGELTTEKYASAGHVLMRPEATKKDFFGTSFAQKYGIERHVIATTFSFASLPALVIGSENIATIHARLASKMAKVWPLKILPLPFDIPPMKQCVQWHQYRNNDEGLIWLRNTLKEAAINMDIE, encoded by the coding sequence ATGCGTTTTAAAAAGCTCGATTTGAATTTACTGGTGGCATTAGATACGTTATTAACCGAACAGAGTATTACGAAAGGCGCAGAAAAACTTAATATGAGCCCTTCCGCTCTAAGTAATTCCCTATCTAGGTTAAGAGATTATTTTGAAGATGACTTATTAACACAAATAGGTCGAAGAATGATCATTACGCCTTTAGGGGAAAGTTTAAAAGTCAATGTTCGTAACGCGCTAAATAACATTGAAAGCACCATCCTTGTTCAACCCAGTTTCGATCCCCAAACAACAGATAGAATTTTTAGTATTTTTTGTTCTGATTACACCCAAACAGTATTTATTCCACATACGCTAGAAATCGTTGGAAAACAAAAAAGTACGGCTCGTTTTCAACTATTAGCTCAAGTCGCAAATAATCCTCATGAACAACTAGAACAAGGCAAAGCGGACTTACTCATCATTCCATCTGACTTCATGTCTACCGAACACCCGAGTGAAGTACTTTATGAAGAAGAGTTTGTTTGTGTTGTCTGGAAACACAGCAAAATCGCGCAAGGAGAGTTAACCACAGAAAAATACGCTTCAGCAGGTCACGTACTAATGCGTCCAGAAGCAACAAAAAAAGACTTTTTTGGAACATCGTTTGCACAAAAATACGGTATTGAAAGGCATGTCATCGCCACGACATTTAGCTTTGCTTCATTGCCAGCATTAGTAATAGGGTCAGAGAATATCGCCACCATCCATGCCAGATTAGCATCCAAAATGGCCAAAGTTTGGCCTCTTAAAATATTGCCTTTACCTTTTGACATTCCACCGATGAAACAGTGTGTCCAATGGCATCAATATAGAAACAATGATGAAGGGCTAATTTGGTTACGAAATACATTAAAAGAAGCGGCCATTAATATGGATATAGAGTAA
- a CDS encoding DUF1302 family protein produces MKIIKPTSFRLKALAIAIVSSTSAAYGFEIETGNPDVRLSLGNTLKYSTAFRTKEASSGLTEGRNATNYNDGDNNFDKGLVSNRLDLFSELDLSYKNAGIRVSGAVWYDDVYHQKTDNTSSSSNHTPATEFSDEAEKVMGGDAEILDAFVYSRFPVMDGMEGTVRVGRHSLLWGESLFFGANGIAGGQGPVDIVKLSSVPNSTFKETVRPTGKVSIDIPISETASLGAYIGYEWEKSRFPPAGSYLSTGDTLEGEVLLAGPYTAKHTADDEGSDSGQYGLQLKWSDYDIDADFGLYAIRFDSSSPSNMYTVLDASFHPSQYKWTYAKGIEAYGASAAKTFGIWSLAGEVSYRVNAPLASSPSSITVSGVQYDNDKNPGYAIGETAHAQFSWLASLGANFLSQESSFVGEIAWNTRVKTTKNKDKLNPNADRSAVSLKMVYSPMYRQAFDGVDLSPSIGIGHTWGKSSALGSSFGVDGGGDINVGVNAVYLSRWKASVNYTKYLGDEGLFNDSSNNATYKQSKKDRDFISASVSTTF; encoded by the coding sequence GTGAAAATAATAAAACCAACGTCATTTCGGCTAAAAGCATTGGCGATTGCCATTGTTTCTAGCACTTCCGCTGCTTATGGGTTTGAGATAGAAACCGGAAATCCTGATGTAAGGCTCAGTCTAGGTAATACTCTAAAATACAGTACAGCTTTTCGTACTAAAGAGGCTTCTTCAGGTCTAACAGAAGGGCGCAATGCGACTAACTATAACGATGGCGATAATAACTTTGATAAAGGGTTGGTCTCGAATCGTTTAGATCTCTTCTCTGAGCTTGACTTGTCTTACAAAAATGCCGGGATTCGGGTTAGTGGCGCTGTATGGTATGACGATGTTTATCATCAGAAGACAGACAACACTAGTTCAAGTTCAAACCATACGCCCGCAACGGAGTTTTCCGATGAGGCTGAAAAAGTCATGGGCGGCGATGCTGAAATTCTTGATGCATTTGTGTATTCCAGATTTCCTGTGATGGATGGTATGGAAGGCACTGTGCGTGTTGGGCGTCATAGTTTGCTATGGGGCGAAAGTTTATTTTTCGGTGCCAATGGTATTGCTGGTGGTCAAGGGCCAGTTGATATTGTGAAGCTGTCATCTGTGCCGAACTCTACTTTTAAAGAAACAGTAAGACCGACAGGTAAAGTATCGATTGATATTCCTATTTCAGAAACGGCTTCTTTAGGTGCCTATATTGGTTATGAATGGGAAAAGTCTCGCTTCCCGCCGGCCGGATCTTATCTTTCTACTGGCGATACATTAGAAGGTGAGGTGCTGCTTGCTGGACCATATACAGCAAAGCACACCGCTGATGATGAAGGCTCAGACTCTGGGCAATATGGCTTACAGCTTAAATGGAGCGACTATGATATTGATGCTGATTTTGGTCTGTATGCCATTCGTTTTGATTCTAGCTCTCCCAGTAACATGTATACGGTTTTGGATGCTTCGTTTCATCCGAGTCAATACAAATGGACTTACGCTAAAGGCATAGAAGCTTATGGTGCCAGTGCTGCAAAAACATTTGGTATTTGGAGTTTGGCTGGCGAAGTGTCATATCGAGTAAATGCTCCTCTAGCAAGTTCTCCTTCATCGATAACCGTTTCAGGTGTGCAATACGATAACGATAAAAATCCAGGTTATGCGATTGGTGAGACGGCGCATGCTCAATTCTCTTGGTTGGCTAGTTTGGGGGCGAATTTTTTGTCTCAAGAATCCAGTTTTGTCGGTGAGATTGCTTGGAACACTCGCGTAAAGACAACGAAAAATAAAGATAAGTTAAACCCCAATGCGGACCGCTCTGCTGTCAGTTTGAAAATGGTTTATTCCCCTATGTATCGTCAAGCTTTTGACGGGGTTGATCTAAGTCCTTCTATTGGGATTGGTCACACTTGGGGTAAATCTTCTGCATTAGGTTCGTCTTTTGGTGTTGATGGCGGTGGCGATATCAATGTTGGTGTAAACGCAGTGTATTTAAGTCGTTGGAAAGCTTCTGTGAACTATACCAAATACTTGGGTGATGAAGGCTTATTCAATGACAGTTCAAATAACGCAACGTACAAACAATCGAAAAAAGATCGAGACTTTATCTCCGCTTCTGTAAGCACCACCTTTTAA
- a CDS encoding YCF48-related protein, with translation MSKQNNVATLSSRLLGQLALLALMTLLLSRVGGAHAAVADAIERPAIQSNLGAHSVLMSVASIEGHFIAVGERGLILRSDDDGKNWSQLPSPVSVTLTGVAFTDAKNGYAIGHGGIVLRTTDGGQQWKVQLDGRTLAADLLLKAQASNDEEAIHQAKLLVSDGPDKPFLDMLLLGRDHLIVVGAYGLVLETKDGGLTWDSWMDRIENYLGLHLYSIRKQGNRILIAGEQGFVALSVDDGQSFETLETPYEGSFFTAQLAGNSEVVLAGLRGNTFVSSDNGQDWKKIKNPISASIMSSFINKSGQIIFANQAGILLGLTANRLVPLTRKRLPPLTNLIEKSNGNVLALSIHGPVSIDVGDMK, from the coding sequence ATGTCTAAGCAAAACAACGTGGCCACTTTATCATCTCGTTTATTAGGTCAGCTTGCTTTATTGGCTCTAATGACTCTGCTTCTTAGCCGAGTCGGAGGTGCTCATGCTGCAGTAGCCGATGCGATTGAGCGGCCTGCTATTCAGTCTAATTTAGGTGCTCATTCTGTTTTGATGTCGGTGGCCTCGATAGAAGGTCATTTTATTGCTGTTGGAGAGCGTGGCTTAATTTTACGTTCAGATGATGATGGTAAAAATTGGAGTCAGCTACCTTCTCCAGTCAGTGTGACGTTAACAGGGGTTGCCTTTACTGATGCTAAAAACGGTTATGCGATTGGCCATGGTGGCATTGTATTGCGCACCACTGATGGAGGTCAGCAATGGAAGGTGCAGTTAGATGGTCGTACCTTAGCTGCCGATCTTTTACTTAAAGCGCAAGCATCCAATGATGAAGAGGCGATTCATCAAGCTAAGTTATTGGTGTCCGATGGTCCAGATAAACCTTTTTTAGATATGTTGTTACTGGGCCGTGATCACTTAATTGTGGTGGGAGCCTATGGTCTTGTTTTGGAAACGAAAGATGGTGGTCTGACTTGGGACTCTTGGATGGACCGCATTGAAAACTATTTGGGATTGCATTTATACAGTATTCGTAAGCAAGGTAATCGTATTCTTATTGCTGGAGAGCAAGGATTTGTCGCTCTTTCAGTCGATGATGGCCAGTCTTTTGAGACCCTTGAAACGCCATATGAGGGCAGCTTCTTTACCGCTCAATTAGCAGGGAACAGTGAGGTAGTGTTAGCTGGTTTGCGTGGCAATACTTTTGTGTCTTCAGATAATGGCCAAGATTGGAAGAAAATCAAAAACCCAATCAGTGCCTCTATCATGTCATCCTTTATTAATAAGAGTGGTCAAATCATTTTCGCCAATCAAGCTGGTATTTTATTAGGTTTGACTGCCAATCGATTGGTTCCACTCACTCGTAAACGCCTTCCTCCACTTACCAACTTGATAGAAAAGTCTAATGGGAATGTACTTGCTTTAAGCATCCATGGACCAGTTTCCATTGATGTAGGAGATATGAAATGA
- a CDS encoding alpha/beta fold hydrolase, which produces MALFEYFPNYVWNLSVSIALGSGAKIGEVIDMCKPLREAAENGEDAGTAEFLIQWVNMADKLIGLADEDEAAGNYFSAGAKLKRAALYLMVAERMQGQGHPNRKETWDKAQETFRKSIRLSKDNCEYVEVPLDNGGTMPALYVRAEGEGPHPTVVYCNGLDSCKEMLYWSNLPQALAKRGISTLCVDQPGTGDTLRTYGLPAVYNSEVWASKAVDWLEQQDDVDVSRIGMTGISLGGHYAPRAVAYEPRFAAGAVWGANHNWAEVQQKRLKREGENPVPHYWAHVMWVFGAKDMDDFFVKAEGMNLNGVMEKIKVPFLVTHGEKDRQISLDYAYQSYDQLINSPNREFKIFTEREGGVEHVGADNMSFGCDYIADWFAKTFNGKRG; this is translated from the coding sequence ATGGCGTTATTTGAATACTTTCCCAATTATGTTTGGAACTTATCTGTTTCTATTGCATTAGGAAGCGGAGCCAAAATTGGCGAAGTTATTGATATGTGTAAGCCTTTACGCGAAGCCGCAGAAAATGGCGAAGATGCTGGGACAGCCGAATTTCTGATTCAGTGGGTCAATATGGCGGATAAGCTGATTGGACTGGCTGATGAAGATGAAGCCGCGGGGAATTATTTTTCGGCTGGTGCCAAGCTAAAGAGAGCGGCGCTGTATTTAATGGTGGCTGAGCGAATGCAAGGTCAAGGACATCCAAATCGCAAAGAAACTTGGGATAAAGCGCAAGAGACATTCCGCAAAAGTATTAGGCTCAGCAAAGATAATTGTGAGTATGTAGAGGTGCCACTTGATAATGGCGGAACTATGCCTGCGTTGTATGTTCGAGCTGAAGGAGAGGGTCCTCACCCTACGGTCGTTTATTGTAATGGTTTGGACAGTTGTAAAGAGATGCTCTATTGGTCAAATCTACCTCAAGCACTGGCTAAGCGAGGAATATCGACGCTGTGTGTTGATCAACCTGGTACTGGTGATACATTGCGCACTTACGGTTTGCCTGCGGTTTATAACAGTGAAGTTTGGGCATCCAAAGCGGTTGATTGGCTAGAGCAACAAGACGATGTAGATGTCTCCCGTATTGGTATGACGGGAATTTCTTTAGGTGGTCATTATGCGCCTAGAGCTGTCGCCTATGAGCCAAGATTCGCAGCTGGTGCTGTATGGGGAGCAAATCATAACTGGGCAGAAGTGCAGCAGAAACGCTTAAAGCGCGAAGGTGAAAACCCTGTTCCACATTATTGGGCGCATGTTATGTGGGTGTTTGGCGCAAAAGATATGGACGATTTTTTTGTTAAAGCCGAAGGGATGAACCTAAATGGTGTGATGGAAAAAATTAAGGTGCCTTTCCTTGTGACTCATGGGGAGAAAGATCGTCAAATTAGCTTAGATTACGCTTACCAAAGTTATGATCAGCTTATTAACTCACCGAATCGTGAATTTAAAATTTTTACTGAGCGTGAAGGTGGGGTTGAGCACGTTGGTGCAGACAATATGAGCTTTGGTTGTGATTACATTGCAGATTGGTTTGCGAAAACTTTTAACGGTAAAAGGGGGTAG